The following DNA comes from Roseibium porphyridii.
GCCGCGCGGCGGTGTCTTCCGACATGTCAACCTTCTCGTGCCGCCCAAACATCCGAACGCCGATGCTGCGTTCATCATCATGGAGCCCGAAGACACGCCACCAATGTCGGGCTCGAATTCGATCTGTGTGTCCACGGTATTGCTGGACACCGGCATCATTCCAATGCGGGAACCTTTCACGGACATGACGCTGGAAGCACCGGGCGGACTGGTGCAAGTGAAGGCCGAATGCCGTGATGGCAAGGCCGTACGGATTTTCGTCCGGAATCTGACCAGTTTTGCCGACAAGATCTCGGTTCCTCTGGAAATCGGAGGCATAGGCTCTTTGACGGTCGACACGGCTTTCGGTGGTGACAGCTTTGTTGTGGTCGATGCCGGTGAACTCGGATTTGCAATCGAAGAAGATGAAGCAAAGGACATTGCCCGCCTTGGTGTGCGGATCACCAACGCTGCCAATGAACAACTGGGTTTTCGTCACCCGGATAACTCGGACTGGAATCACATTTCGTTTTGCGCTTTTTGTGGCCCGTTGACCCCAACGAAAAATGGGTTCACTGGCAAATCTGCTGTCGCCATTCAGCCAGGAAAAGTCGATCGGTCGCCAACTGGAACGGCGGTGTCGGCACGGATGGCCCTTTTGGCCGCAAAAGGGAAGATGAGTGTCGGTCAGGAATTTGAAGCCGTTTCAATCATCGGTTCGACGTTTCTGGGCCGGATAATCAAAGAACAACGGATCGGCGATCGCGCAGGAATTGTCCCGGAGATCTCCGGAAGGGGATGGATTACCGGAATTCACCAGCACATGCTGGACCCGGACGATCCCTGGCCGAGTGGCTATCGGTTGAGCGACACCTGGGGTGCTTGATGGAGCTCTTCGGCACTGCCGTTGA
Coding sequences within:
- a CDS encoding trans-3-hydroxy-L-proline dehydratase, whose product is MRSAKTIHVVSCHAEGEVGDVIVGGVVPPPGETLWEQRSHIANDQTLRNFVLNEPRGGVFRHVNLLVPPKHPNADAAFIIMEPEDTPPMSGSNSICVSTVLLDTGIIPMREPFTDMTLEAPGGLVQVKAECRDGKAVRIFVRNLTSFADKISVPLEIGGIGSLTVDTAFGGDSFVVVDAGELGFAIEEDEAKDIARLGVRITNAANEQLGFRHPDNSDWNHISFCAFCGPLTPTKNGFTGKSAVAIQPGKVDRSPTGTAVSARMALLAAKGKMSVGQEFEAVSIIGSTFLGRIIKEQRIGDRAGIVPEISGRGWITGIHQHMLDPDDPWPSGYRLSDTWGA